The following are encoded in a window of Bradyrhizobium guangdongense genomic DNA:
- a CDS encoding ABC transporter substrate-binding protein codes for MMFRMLAIVAGLGLALAGPAEAQTPRKGGTIRMTAPYGSSFTSLDIHTTQRAQDEIYAKALHRSLYIWNSAEGKPVLELAKEDVVSGGGLVHTFKLRDDAYFHNGRKMTADDIIWSFNRIMDGTKAYPGARFVRIIEGAAAVEKGQAKEISGLKKIDDFTLEMKLTEKVDPGFYFFTALTSIYPADEGAKESFIQHPIGLGPFKLVEHVPGSRIVLERWDRFYKPGKPYADKLIVSIMGEAAARDVAFRNKEIDTSVLGPAQYVAYQADPDLKGTLVEVAEVFTRYMGMNPAFKPFADKRVRQAINYAIDTDLIISKLVKGKAYRATSWLPLTSPAYDKTMKPYPYDPAKAKQLLAEAGYPNGFEFEWTTSQNESWGLPIVSAVIPMLDKVGIKAKVKQVETAVLAEVVRTGDYQAFIYSQQSGPDPLAALKCFHSATPQPACNYMNFKNADFDKILDEAGQADDDAKRTQLLQKANALLYEEAPVWFFNYNKAVMAVQPWLHGIQKNPTELTHQNAEELWVDDTSPAK; via the coding sequence ATGATGTTCAGGATGTTGGCGATCGTCGCGGGCCTGGGATTGGCGCTCGCGGGACCAGCGGAGGCGCAGACGCCGCGCAAGGGCGGAACCATCCGCATGACAGCGCCCTATGGTTCGAGCTTCACCAGCCTCGACATTCACACCACCCAGCGCGCCCAGGACGAGATCTACGCCAAGGCGCTGCATCGCTCGCTCTACATCTGGAATTCCGCCGAAGGAAAGCCGGTGCTGGAGCTCGCGAAGGAGGACGTGGTTTCCGGCGGCGGCCTGGTTCACACCTTCAAGCTGCGCGACGACGCCTATTTCCACAATGGCCGCAAGATGACGGCCGACGACATCATCTGGTCCTTCAACCGCATCATGGACGGCACCAAGGCCTATCCGGGCGCGCGTTTCGTCCGCATCATCGAGGGTGCGGCCGCGGTCGAGAAGGGGCAGGCCAAGGAAATCTCCGGCCTGAAGAAGATCGACGACTTTACCCTCGAGATGAAGCTGACTGAGAAGGTCGATCCCGGTTTCTATTTCTTCACCGCGCTGACGTCGATTTATCCTGCCGACGAGGGTGCCAAGGAAAGTTTCATCCAGCATCCGATCGGACTGGGGCCGTTCAAACTCGTCGAGCATGTACCGGGATCGCGCATCGTCCTGGAGCGGTGGGACCGGTTCTACAAGCCGGGCAAGCCCTACGCCGACAAGCTCATCGTCTCGATCATGGGTGAGGCCGCGGCGCGCGATGTCGCATTCCGCAACAAGGAGATCGACACGTCGGTGCTCGGGCCGGCCCAATATGTCGCCTATCAGGCCGATCCCGACCTCAAGGGCACGCTCGTCGAAGTCGCCGAGGTCTTCACGCGTTACATGGGCATGAATCCCGCGTTCAAGCCGTTCGCCGACAAGCGCGTGCGGCAGGCGATCAACTACGCGATCGATACCGATCTGATCATCAGCAAGCTGGTCAAGGGCAAGGCCTACCGCGCCACCAGCTGGCTGCCGCTGACCTCGCCGGCCTACGACAAGACGATGAAGCCGTACCCCTACGATCCTGCCAAGGCCAAGCAGCTGCTTGCCGAAGCGGGCTATCCCAACGGCTTCGAGTTCGAATGGACCACCAGCCAGAATGAAAGCTGGGGCCTGCCGATCGTCTCGGCCGTCATCCCGATGCTGGACAAGGTCGGCATCAAGGCCAAGGTCAAGCAGGTCGAGACCGCGGTGCTGGCGGAGGTGGTGCGCACCGGCGACTACCAGGCCTTCATCTATTCGCAGCAGAGCGGCCCCGATCCGCTGGCCGCGCTGAAATGCTTCCACTCCGCAACGCCGCAGCCGGCCTGCAACTACATGAATTTCAAGAACGCCGATTTCGACAAGATCCTCGACGAGGCGGGGCAGGCCGATGACGACGCAAAGCGCACGCAGCTGCTGCAAAAGGCCAATGCGCTGCTCTACGAGGAGGCGCCGGTCTGGTTCTTCAACTACAACAAGGCGGTGATGGCCGTGCAGCCCTGGCTCCACGGCATTCAGAAGAACCCGACGGAGCTGACCCACCAGAACGCCGAGGAGCTCTGGGTCGACGACACCTCGCCCGCAAAGTGA
- a CDS encoding NADH-quinone oxidoreductase subunit M, with the protein MTTWPILSVTTFLPLVGALIVYLSRGDDEASRRNSRWIALWTTIITFAVSVILVMRFDPANADFQFVEKTAWLATGITYHMGVDGISLPLVILTTAVMPFCIIASWKAITNRVREYMMAFLILETLMIGTFSALDLVLFYLFFEGGLIPMFLIIGVWGGPRRVYASFKFFLYTLLGSVLMLLAIMALYWNGGTTDIPTLMHTAVPRSMQTWAWLAFFASFAVKMPMWPVHTWLPDAHVEAPTAGSVVLAAILLKMGGYGFLRFSLPMFPLASHDFAPFVFTLSAIAIIYTSLVALMQEDMKKLIAYSSVAHMGFVTMGIFAGTMQGVAGGVFQMISHGIVSGALFLCVGIVYDRLHTREIAAYGGLVNRMPLYAMTFMVFTMANVGLPGTSGFVGEFMTLLGTFKVSIPTAFFATFGVILSAAYALWLYRKIVFGALVKPSLMSIKDMTLRECVILFPMIALTILFGVYPKPVLDMSAASVQQLVNNYNTAVTAVKAAALLH; encoded by the coding sequence ATGACAACCTGGCCCATCCTTTCGGTCACGACGTTCCTGCCGCTGGTCGGCGCGCTGATCGTTTACCTGAGCCGCGGCGATGACGAGGCTAGCCGGCGCAACTCGCGCTGGATCGCGCTGTGGACCACGATCATCACCTTCGCCGTGTCCGTGATCCTGGTCATGCGCTTCGACCCTGCCAATGCCGACTTCCAGTTCGTCGAGAAGACGGCGTGGCTGGCCACCGGCATCACCTACCACATGGGCGTCGACGGCATTTCGCTGCCGCTGGTGATCCTGACCACGGCGGTGATGCCGTTCTGCATCATCGCGAGCTGGAAGGCGATCACCAACCGGGTCCGCGAATACATGATGGCGTTCCTGATCCTGGAAACGCTGATGATCGGCACCTTCTCGGCGCTCGATCTCGTGCTGTTCTATTTGTTCTTCGAGGGCGGCCTGATCCCGATGTTCCTGATCATCGGCGTCTGGGGCGGTCCGCGCCGGGTCTACGCCTCGTTCAAGTTCTTCCTCTACACGCTGCTCGGCTCGGTCTTGATGCTGCTCGCCATCATGGCGCTGTACTGGAACGGCGGCACCACCGACATCCCGACCCTGATGCACACCGCCGTGCCGCGCTCGATGCAGACCTGGGCCTGGCTGGCCTTCTTCGCCTCGTTCGCGGTGAAGATGCCGATGTGGCCGGTGCACACCTGGCTCCCCGACGCGCACGTCGAGGCGCCGACCGCGGGCTCCGTGGTCCTCGCCGCGATCCTCTTGAAGATGGGCGGCTACGGCTTCCTGCGCTTCTCGTTACCGATGTTCCCGCTGGCCTCGCATGATTTCGCGCCGTTCGTCTTCACGCTTTCGGCCATCGCCATCATCTACACCTCGCTGGTGGCCTTGATGCAGGAGGACATGAAGAAGCTGATCGCGTACTCCTCGGTCGCGCACATGGGCTTCGTCACCATGGGCATCTTCGCCGGCACCATGCAGGGTGTCGCCGGCGGCGTGTTCCAGATGATCTCGCACGGCATCGTCTCCGGCGCGCTGTTCCTTTGCGTCGGCATCGTCTACGACCGCCTGCACACCCGCGAGATTGCGGCCTATGGCGGCCTCGTCAACCGGATGCCGCTCTACGCCATGACCTTCATGGTCTTCACCATGGCCAATGTCGGTCTGCCCGGCACCTCCGGCTTCGTCGGCGAGTTCATGACGCTGCTCGGTACCTTCAAGGTCTCGATCCCGACCGCGTTCTTCGCCACCTTCGGCGTGATCCTCTCGGCGGCCTACGCGCTGTGGCTCTACCGCAAGATCGTGTTCGGCGCGCTGGTCAAGCCGTCGCTGATGAGCATCAAGGATATGACCTTGCGGGAGTGCGTGATCCTGTTCCCCATGATCGCGCTGACGATCCTGTTCGGCGTCTATCCGAAGCCGGTGCTCGACATGTCGGCCGCCTCGGTCCAGCAACTCGTCAACAACTACAACACCGCTGTGACGGCCGTGAAGGCCGCCGCACTGCTCCATTGA
- a CDS encoding ribonuclease J, whose translation MARPDELVFAPLGGVGEIGMNLSIYGLGNRHQRSWLAVDLGVSFGDEEHLPGIDLIMPDISFLEKERKNLMGLVLTHAHEDHFGAIIDLWPKLKCPIYATQFSAALFEAKCAAERNAPVIPVTVVPSGGRIDVGPFNVEFIPVAHSIPEAHALAIHTDAGVVLHTGDWKIDPTPTLGRPTDEKRLRELGEEGVLALIGDSTNAVRDGRSPSEAEVARTIIDLVKSAKGRVAVTTFASNVARIKAVADAAKAADREVVVVGRAMERVVQVARETGYLDGVQNFRSPEVYGHLPQDKVLALCTGSQGEPRAALARIANDDHPEITLNRGDSVIFSSRTIPGNEKAVGSIINNLVLQGVEVLTDRDHLVHVSGHPRRDELRDMISWVKPQLLIPVHGEALHLNDHAKLARAAGVPRVLVIRNGDLVKLGPGDPGVVGEVPSGRLYKDGTILEDSKSRAVVERRRMAFSGCAFVAIAMTAQGELADEPEVDLVGIPEKNRAGEPFDDIVFDAVMSTVEGLPKARRRDPDALAESVRRAVRAVINEHWGKKPPCLVHVLTV comes from the coding sequence ATGGCAAGGCCCGACGAACTGGTGTTTGCGCCGCTCGGCGGTGTCGGCGAGATCGGCATGAATTTGTCGATCTACGGCCTCGGAAACCGCCACCAGCGTTCTTGGTTGGCGGTCGATCTCGGCGTCTCCTTCGGCGACGAGGAGCATCTGCCCGGCATCGATCTGATCATGCCCGACATCAGCTTCCTGGAGAAAGAGCGCAAGAACCTGATGGGGTTGGTGCTGACCCACGCCCATGAGGATCATTTCGGCGCCATCATCGATCTGTGGCCGAAGCTGAAATGCCCGATCTATGCGACCCAGTTCAGCGCGGCGCTGTTCGAGGCAAAATGCGCCGCCGAGCGCAACGCGCCCGTCATTCCCGTCACCGTGGTCCCATCGGGCGGCCGCATCGATGTCGGCCCGTTCAATGTCGAGTTCATCCCGGTCGCGCATTCGATTCCTGAAGCGCATGCGCTTGCGATCCACACCGACGCCGGAGTGGTGTTGCACACCGGCGACTGGAAGATCGACCCGACCCCGACGCTGGGACGACCGACCGACGAGAAGCGGCTGCGCGAGCTCGGCGAGGAGGGCGTGCTCGCCTTGATCGGCGATTCCACCAACGCCGTGCGCGACGGCCGCTCGCCCTCGGAAGCTGAAGTCGCTCGCACCATCATCGATCTCGTGAAATCCGCCAAGGGCCGCGTCGCGGTCACGACCTTCGCCTCGAACGTCGCACGCATCAAAGCCGTCGCCGATGCCGCGAAGGCCGCCGACCGCGAGGTCGTCGTCGTCGGGCGCGCCATGGAGCGCGTGGTGCAGGTCGCGCGCGAGACCGGCTATCTCGACGGCGTGCAGAATTTCCGCTCGCCCGAGGTTTACGGCCATCTGCCGCAGGACAAGGTGCTGGCGCTTTGCACCGGCAGCCAGGGCGAACCGCGCGCCGCGCTGGCGCGCATCGCCAACGATGACCATCCCGAGATCACGCTCAACCGCGGCGACAGCGTCATCTTCTCCTCGCGCACCATCCCCGGCAACGAGAAGGCCGTGGGTTCCATCATCAACAATCTGGTGCTGCAGGGCGTCGAGGTCCTCACCGACCGCGACCATCTGGTCCACGTGTCGGGCCATCCGCGCCGGGACGAATTGCGCGACATGATCTCCTGGGTGAAGCCGCAGCTTCTGATCCCTGTGCATGGCGAAGCGCTGCACCTGAACGATCACGCAAAACTTGCGCGCGCTGCCGGTGTGCCCCGCGTCCTGGTCATTCGCAACGGCGATCTGGTCAAGCTCGGCCCCGGCGATCCCGGGGTGGTCGGCGAGGTGCCCTCGGGCCGGCTTTACAAGGACGGCACCATCCTTGAAGATTCCAAGTCCCGTGCCGTGGTCGAACGCCGCCGGATGGCGTTCTCGGGCTGCGCCTTCGTCGCCATCGCCATGACCGCACAGGGCGAGCTCGCGGACGAGCCCGAAGTCGATCTGGTCGGCATTCCCGAGAAGAACCGGGCGGGCGAGCCGTTCGACGACATCGTGTTCGATGCCGTGATGTCCACGGTCGAGGGCCTGCCAAAGGCACGGCGCAGGGATCCGGACGCGCTGGCTGAATCGGTGCGACGCGCCGTCCGGGCCGTCATCAACGAACATTGGGGCAAAAAGCCCCCCTGTCTGGTACACGTCCTGACAGTCTAA
- a CDS encoding ABC transporter permease, producing the protein MLSFLIRRLLQTIPTVLAVVMLVFVLFSVVPGSIASTMSDDVDPQVELRLKQQLGLNDPVYARFGKYIAKLATGDFGTSFRTREPVTTMIAKRAWPTLQLIFASMAFAVLLGVPLGFVAALRPGGFVDSAAMFAAVSGLSIAKFWLGLVLMYLFALKLGWLPSFGYGDGGLKYLLLPAVTLGVSPMALLARTTRAAVLEIMTADFVRTARSKGMSETRVVKWHVMRNALVIILTTMGLQFGALMGQAVVVEKLFSWPGIGSLLVDSVLQRDIPAVQGSILVVVLAFLAINLLIDVLYGVIDPRIRYA; encoded by the coding sequence ATGCTCTCCTTCCTGATCCGTCGTCTGCTGCAGACCATTCCGACCGTGCTCGCCGTGGTGATGCTGGTGTTCGTGCTGTTCAGCGTCGTGCCCGGCAGCATCGCCTCGACCATGAGCGACGACGTCGATCCACAAGTCGAGCTGCGCCTGAAGCAGCAGCTCGGCCTCAACGATCCCGTCTATGCGCGCTTCGGCAAGTACATCGCCAAGCTCGCGACCGGTGATTTCGGAACCTCGTTCCGGACCCGCGAGCCCGTGACGACCATGATCGCCAAGCGCGCCTGGCCGACGCTGCAGCTGATCTTCGCGTCCATGGCCTTCGCGGTTCTGCTCGGCGTGCCGCTCGGTTTCGTCGCCGCATTGCGGCCCGGCGGTTTCGTCGACAGCGCGGCGATGTTCGCGGCGGTATCTGGCCTCTCGATCGCGAAATTCTGGCTCGGGCTGGTGCTGATGTATCTGTTCGCGTTGAAGCTCGGCTGGCTGCCGAGCTTCGGCTATGGCGACGGCGGCCTCAAATATCTGCTGCTGCCGGCGGTGACGCTCGGTGTCTCGCCGATGGCGCTGCTGGCCAGGACGACGCGCGCCGCCGTCCTCGAGATCATGACTGCCGATTTCGTCCGCACCGCGCGCTCGAAGGGCATGAGTGAGACAAGGGTCGTGAAGTGGCACGTGATGCGCAACGCGCTCGTGATCATTCTCACCACCATGGGTCTGCAATTCGGCGCGCTCATGGGGCAGGCGGTCGTGGTCGAGAAATTGTTCTCCTGGCCCGGCATCGGCTCGCTGCTGGTCGACAGCGTGCTCCAGCGCGACATTCCCGCCGTCCAAGGCTCCATTCTGGTCGTGGTGCTGGCCTTTCTCGCGATCAATCTCTTGATCGACGTGCTCTACGGCGTGATCGATCCCAGGATCAGATACGCATGA
- a CDS encoding DUF1467 family protein: MAYQISTGLAIYFVIWWISLFLTLPFGVRSQHEDGLGAPGTDPGAPVLTGMKRKLVWTTIISAIIYGLGIAAYHAGYLSLDRLSRLMGMPF; encoded by the coding sequence ATGGCCTATCAAATCTCAACCGGGCTCGCGATCTACTTCGTCATCTGGTGGATATCGCTGTTCCTGACGCTGCCGTTCGGCGTGCGCAGCCAGCACGAGGACGGCCTCGGCGCGCCGGGCACGGACCCCGGCGCCCCTGTTCTGACCGGCATGAAGCGCAAGCTGGTCTGGACCACAATCATCTCGGCGATCATCTATGGCCTCGGCATTGCCGCCTATCACGCCGGCTATCTCTCGCTCGACCGGCTATCGCGTTTGATGGGAATGCCGTTTTAG
- a CDS encoding biotin--[acetyl-CoA-carboxylase] ligase, with product MAFALGPSALAAGYKLVALERTGSTNADALEAARAGERGPIWFVTSEQTAGRGRRQRPWIAPKGNLAASVLEVLDVAPAVAATIGFAAGLAEEAALEKVSLEAAMRLGPDRPRYTLKWPNDVLANGKKLVGIGLEAEAVGDRLAIVTGIGTNVVAAPEGTPTPAVSLAALGVQISAEELFSALSDAWVEFRGLWDNGRGFAEIRKLWLERAARLGEPIAIHTGTMVLEGIFDTIDETGCLIVRTAEGRRVPVAAGEVFFGPVRSVGAA from the coding sequence ATGGCGTTCGCGCTCGGTCCTAGCGCATTGGCCGCGGGCTACAAGCTCGTGGCGCTTGAGCGGACCGGCTCGACCAACGCCGACGCGCTCGAAGCGGCTCGCGCCGGCGAGCGCGGCCCGATCTGGTTCGTGACCTCGGAGCAGACCGCCGGCCGCGGCCGTCGCCAGCGGCCCTGGATCGCACCCAAGGGCAATCTCGCCGCCAGCGTCCTCGAAGTGCTTGATGTCGCGCCTGCGGTGGCTGCCACGATCGGCTTCGCTGCGGGGCTGGCGGAAGAGGCGGCCTTGGAGAAGGTCAGCCTCGAAGCCGCAATGCGGCTCGGCCCCGACCGGCCTCGCTACACCCTGAAATGGCCGAACGACGTCCTCGCCAACGGCAAGAAGCTGGTCGGCATTGGCCTCGAGGCTGAAGCGGTCGGCGATCGCCTGGCCATCGTGACAGGCATCGGCACCAATGTCGTGGCGGCGCCCGAGGGCACGCCGACCCCGGCGGTGTCGCTCGCAGCCCTCGGCGTCCAGATCAGCGCGGAGGAGCTGTTTTCGGCCCTGTCGGACGCCTGGGTCGAGTTTCGTGGCCTCTGGGACAATGGCCGAGGCTTTGCCGAGATCCGTAAGCTGTGGCTGGAGCGCGCCGCCCGCCTGGGCGAGCCGATCGCGATCCACACGGGGACGATGGTGCTGGAAGGCATTTTTGACACGATCGACGAGACCGGCTGTCTGATCGTCCGCACGGCTGAGGGCCGCCGCGTGCCGGTGGCAGCGGGCGAGGTGTTCTTCGGCCCGGTCCGTTCGGTGGGAGCTGCGTGA
- the mtnK gene encoding S-methyl-5-thioribose kinase, whose translation MTQGRGDYRILQEAALRDYLAGMPDIAAQLGGEPAAWAITEVGDGNLNLVFIVKGARGGVAVKQALPYVRLVGESWPLPLSRAHYEYLALSRQAKLAPGLVPALLHHNETLALTVMELLEPHIIMRKGLVAGMRYPRFADDISTFMARNLFFTSDLALPAAEKKEAIAAFAGNHALCKITEDLIFTDPYRIAEQNRWTAPYLDGLAASLRDDMELHVAISRLKLKFMASPEALLHGDLHTGSIMVTESQTRVIDPEFAFYGPMGFDVGAVLANLLMAYFASAGHERAAGERHEFETWVLETVEQVWSEFSRKFLDLWRTEASGDAYPLPLFAGDKGAARLKAERQAYMQRLFTDTVGFAAAKTIRRIFGLAHNIDFELIEDPRKRAISEARAVRLARGMMVEAAAFRTIADVTGAARKLRDWQPELSV comes from the coding sequence ATGACGCAGGGGCGGGGGGATTATCGAATTTTGCAGGAGGCGGCCTTGCGGGATTATCTCGCGGGCATGCCTGACATCGCAGCCCAGCTCGGCGGCGAGCCGGCCGCCTGGGCCATCACCGAGGTCGGCGACGGCAATCTCAACCTCGTCTTCATCGTCAAGGGCGCGCGCGGCGGCGTCGCCGTCAAGCAGGCACTGCCTTACGTCCGCCTCGTCGGCGAGAGCTGGCCGCTGCCGCTGTCGCGGGCCCATTACGAATATCTCGCGCTGTCCCGGCAGGCCAAGCTCGCGCCCGGCCTGGTACCGGCGCTGCTGCACCACAACGAGACGCTGGCGCTCACCGTGATGGAGCTGCTCGAGCCGCACATCATCATGCGGAAGGGGCTCGTGGCGGGCATGCGCTATCCGCGCTTCGCCGACGACATCAGCACCTTCATGGCGCGGAATCTGTTCTTCACCTCAGACCTCGCGCTCCCGGCGGCCGAGAAGAAGGAAGCTATCGCGGCCTTCGCCGGCAACCACGCGCTGTGCAAGATCACCGAGGATCTGATCTTCACCGATCCCTACCGCATCGCCGAGCAGAACCGCTGGACCGCGCCCTATCTCGATGGCCTCGCAGCGTCCTTGCGCGATGACATGGAGCTGCATGTCGCGATCAGCAGGCTGAAGCTGAAATTCATGGCGAGCCCCGAGGCGCTGCTCCATGGCGATCTCCATACGGGCTCGATCATGGTGACGGAAAGCCAGACGCGGGTGATCGATCCGGAATTCGCCTTCTACGGTCCAATGGGATTTGACGTCGGCGCCGTGCTGGCCAATCTGCTGATGGCCTATTTCGCCTCCGCCGGCCATGAGCGCGCGGCGGGAGAGCGGCACGAGTTCGAGACCTGGGTGCTGGAGACGGTCGAGCAGGTCTGGAGCGAATTTTCGCGAAAATTCCTCGACCTCTGGCGCACGGAGGCGAGTGGCGATGCCTATCCTCTTCCGCTCTTCGCCGGCGATAAGGGCGCTGCGCGCCTCAAGGCCGAGCGGCAGGCCTACATGCAACGCCTCTTCACCGACACCGTTGGCTTTGCCGCCGCCAAAACCATCCGCCGCATTTTCGGCCTCGCCCACAACATCGATTTCGAGCTGATCGAGGACCCGAGGAAGCGCGCCATCAGCGAGGCCCGCGCCGTGCGGCTCGCGCGCGGGATGATGGTGGAAGCGGCGGCGTTTCGGACCATCGCCGACGTGACGGGAGCTGCGCGAAAGCTGCGGGATTGGCAGCCGGAATTGTCAGTCTGA
- the mce gene encoding methylmalonyl-CoA epimerase, with protein sequence MLGRLNHVAIATKDAVKAARIYGAAFGAQISEAVALPEHGVTTVFATLPNTKIEFIEPLGETSPIAKFLERNADGGIHHVCYEVVDIIASRDTLVKEGARVLGDGVPKIGAHGKPVLFLHPKDFSGALVEIEQA encoded by the coding sequence ATGCTGGGTCGGCTCAACCATGTCGCAATCGCGACCAAGGACGCCGTCAAGGCCGCCAGGATCTACGGCGCGGCATTCGGGGCGCAGATTTCCGAGGCCGTCGCGCTGCCCGAGCATGGCGTCACCACCGTGTTCGCGACGCTGCCCAACACCAAGATCGAGTTCATCGAGCCGCTCGGCGAAACCTCGCCGATCGCAAAGTTTCTCGAGCGCAATGCCGATGGCGGCATCCACCACGTCTGCTACGAGGTCGTCGACATCATCGCCTCGCGCGACACGCTGGTGAAGGAGGGCGCGCGCGTGCTCGGCGACGGCGTGCCGAAAATCGGCGCCCACGGCAAGCCGGTGCTGTTTCTGCATCCGAAGGACTTTTCCGGCGCGCTGGTCGAAATCGAGCAGGCGTAA
- the nuoN gene encoding NADH-quinone oxidoreductase subunit NuoN has protein sequence MSFTTAGYQLAPVLPELVLAIGAMALLMLGAYRGQGTTSAVTTLATVLLIAVGVLEYMLPAGKQVTFGGSFIVDDFARFMKILALVGSAVTLILSAEFLADPSRRIFEYAILVLLSTLGMMVLISAGDLISLYLGLELMSLALYVVAASNRDNAKSTEAGLKYFVLGALSSGMLLYGSSLVYGFTGTVSFTGIAAAATISNTGLVFGLVFLLAGLCFKVSAVPFHMWTPDVYEGAPTPVTAFFASAPKVAALAVFTRVTLTAFPGIVSQWQQILVFVAIASMALGSFAAIGQSNIKRLMAYSSIGHMGFALVGLASGTVEGAQGVLMYIVIYVAMTLGSFAVILAMKRNGQAVEQISDFAGLSRTNPLLAFMFAMLLFSLAGVPPLAGFFAKWYVFVAAIKANLFTLAVIGVLTSVVGAYYYLAIVKTMYFDEPAGQVDPVRVEVKTVLAVAGLFNILFAVFAGPVVSVASAAAKSLF, from the coding sequence ATGAGCTTTACGACTGCAGGTTATCAACTGGCACCGGTGCTGCCCGAGCTCGTGCTCGCGATCGGCGCCATGGCGCTTCTGATGCTCGGGGCCTATCGCGGGCAGGGCACCACCAGCGCGGTGACCACGCTGGCGACCGTGCTCCTGATCGCGGTCGGCGTGCTCGAGTACATGCTGCCCGCGGGCAAGCAGGTGACCTTCGGCGGCAGCTTCATCGTCGACGACTTCGCGCGCTTCATGAAGATCCTGGCCCTGGTCGGCTCGGCGGTGACGCTGATCCTCTCGGCCGAGTTCCTCGCCGACCCGTCGCGTCGCATCTTCGAATACGCCATCCTGGTGCTGCTCTCGACGCTCGGCATGATGGTGCTGATCTCGGCGGGTGATCTGATCTCGCTCTATCTCGGCCTCGAATTGATGTCGCTCGCGCTTTACGTCGTGGCGGCCTCGAACCGCGACAACGCCAAGTCGACGGAAGCCGGCCTGAAGTATTTCGTGCTGGGCGCGCTGTCCTCGGGCATGCTGCTCTACGGTTCCTCGCTGGTCTACGGCTTCACCGGCACGGTGAGCTTCACCGGCATCGCCGCGGCGGCGACGATCTCGAACACGGGCCTCGTGTTCGGCCTCGTCTTCCTGCTCGCCGGGCTCTGCTTCAAGGTCTCGGCCGTGCCGTTCCATATGTGGACGCCCGACGTGTACGAGGGCGCGCCGACGCCGGTCACGGCCTTCTTCGCCTCGGCGCCGAAGGTGGCCGCGCTCGCCGTCTTCACCCGTGTCACTCTGACCGCTTTCCCCGGCATCGTCTCGCAGTGGCAGCAGATCCTGGTCTTCGTGGCGATCGCCTCGATGGCGCTGGGCTCGTTCGCCGCGATCGGCCAGAGCAACATCAAGCGCCTGATGGCCTATTCCTCGATCGGCCATATGGGCTTCGCGCTGGTCGGTCTTGCCTCCGGCACGGTCGAGGGCGCGCAAGGCGTCCTGATGTACATCGTGATCTATGTCGCGATGACGCTCGGCTCGTTCGCTGTCATCCTCGCCATGAAGCGCAACGGCCAGGCCGTCGAGCAGATCAGCGATTTCGCCGGCCTGTCGCGCACCAATCCGCTGCTCGCCTTCATGTTCGCGATGCTGCTGTTCTCGCTCGCCGGCGTTCCGCCGCTCGCCGGCTTCTTCGCCAAATGGTACGTCTTCGTCGCCGCCATCAAGGCGAACCTGTTCACGCTCGCCGTGATCGGCGTGCTGACCAGCGTCGTGGGCGCCTACTACTATCTCGCCATCGTCAAGACGATGTATTTCGACGAGCCCGCCGGCCAGGTCGATCCCGTCAGGGTCGAGGTCAAGACGGTGCTGGCGGTCGCTGGCCTGTTCAACATCCTGTTCGCAGTGTTCGCGGGTCCGGTGGTGAGCGTCGCTTCCGCCGCCGCCAAGTCGCTGTTCTAG